Proteins from a genomic interval of Chryseobacterium indologenes:
- a CDS encoding helix-turn-helix transcriptional regulator gives MKIQKEVIEFEKGKSFKLFSPSFKNCFFWHYHPEIELVYVEAVNGIRHVGKNISGFTDSDLLLIGANVPHLNFDYGIQTECNQLVLQMRENFLHDVILPVPEFENIKNLLERSYLALSFSGETKRIVVEKLQRMRDKSSFESLMELIEILQILADSSEVQELNKEDTRIKWFLNDKIRMGTIYDYIHENHDKKPNVNEIAQIVSLSTPAFCRYFKKQTNMTFTDFVNNYRINQAKVFLLKDYSITEVCFQVGFESLSYFNKLFKQHTGETPSEFKKKHFKAIEINGRIGVITRESSCHKEF, from the coding sequence ATGAAAATCCAGAAAGAAGTTATTGAGTTTGAAAAAGGAAAATCATTCAAGCTTTTTTCACCCAGTTTTAAGAACTGTTTTTTCTGGCATTACCATCCTGAGATAGAGTTGGTATATGTAGAAGCCGTAAACGGAATCCGGCATGTCGGAAAAAATATTTCAGGATTTACGGATAGTGATCTGCTGCTGATCGGTGCCAATGTACCTCATCTTAATTTCGATTATGGAATCCAGACAGAGTGTAATCAGCTGGTATTGCAAATGAGGGAAAATTTCCTTCACGATGTTATTCTCCCTGTTCCGGAGTTTGAGAATATTAAAAATCTTTTGGAAAGATCATATCTGGCGCTGTCATTTTCGGGTGAAACCAAAAGAATTGTGGTTGAGAAACTTCAACGGATGCGGGATAAAAGCTCTTTCGAATCACTGATGGAACTGATTGAGATACTGCAAATCCTCGCTGATTCAAGTGAAGTACAGGAACTCAACAAAGAAGATACAAGGATCAAATGGTTTTTGAATGATAAAATAAGAATGGGAACGATCTACGATTATATTCATGAAAATCATGATAAAAAGCCCAATGTAAATGAGATTGCCCAAATTGTGAGCCTGAGCACGCCAGCCTTCTGCCGTTATTTCAAAAAGCAGACGAATATGACGTTTACAGATTTTGTCAATAATTACAGGATCAATCAGGCCAAAGTGTTTTTGCTGAAAGATTATTCTATAACGGAAGTTTGTTTTCAGGTGGGTTTTGAAAGCCTTTCCTATTTCAACAAATTATTCAAGCAGCATACCGGTGAAACGCCTTCGGAGTTTAAAAAGAAACATTTCAAAGCGATTGAAATCAATGGAAGAATTGGGGTGATCACACGGGAATCATCATGCCATAAAGAATTTTAA
- a CDS encoding fatty acid desaturase gives MKHQEKTSLIRKEINQSYQQLKERYPLLKKQDSIGLGIFLVSIAAIISTSVSWSQAVVPTWLMIIINAFFMGILHEIEHDLIHWLYFRKQKAVHHCMLFTVWILRPLTVNPWIRRTLHYHHHKFSGTLHDVEERSVTNGERWSVKRLLMTPDIVFGGLLRLHHMHKDMDREVASGNLKEETSAALKRITFLSIIPVTIFAHIVLYLFFADLLVKLINVQLGTDVSLPYYINGLLSSLNIIIYTILLPNLLRQFCLHFITSNMHYFGDVEEGNVIEQTQVLNVWWTFPMQLFCFFFGWTHSIHHFVVNETFYVRHIGRKRSHEVLKKYGVRFNDLGTFKRANRFREQAQ, from the coding sequence GTGAAACATCAGGAAAAAACCAGCCTGATCAGGAAGGAGATTAATCAGTCCTATCAGCAACTCAAAGAAAGATATCCTTTGTTGAAAAAGCAGGATAGTATTGGATTGGGTATTTTTTTAGTCTCAATCGCAGCGATTATTAGTACTTCAGTCAGTTGGTCCCAAGCTGTTGTTCCAACATGGCTTATGATTATCATTAATGCTTTTTTTATGGGGATCCTTCATGAAATAGAGCACGATCTTATTCATTGGCTTTATTTCAGAAAACAGAAAGCGGTGCATCATTGTATGCTTTTTACAGTATGGATTTTACGTCCGTTAACTGTTAACCCCTGGATCAGGCGTACATTGCATTATCATCACCATAAATTCTCAGGAACATTGCATGATGTGGAAGAGCGGAGTGTAACCAATGGAGAACGATGGTCCGTTAAGCGATTGCTGATGACCCCTGACATTGTATTTGGAGGTCTGCTTCGCCTCCATCACATGCATAAGGATATGGACAGGGAAGTGGCAAGCGGCAATCTTAAAGAGGAAACTTCAGCTGCTTTAAAAAGAATTACTTTTTTAAGTATAATACCTGTGACCATTTTTGCCCATATTGTATTATATCTGTTTTTTGCAGACTTATTAGTAAAGCTGATCAACGTTCAGCTGGGGACAGATGTTAGTTTACCATACTACATTAATGGTCTGCTCAGTTCTCTGAATATAATAATTTACACCATTCTATTGCCTAACCTGTTGAGACAGTTTTGTTTGCATTTTATCACTTCCAATATGCATTATTTTGGAGATGTTGAAGAAGGTAATGTCATCGAGCAGACCCAGGTATTGAATGTTTGGTGGACTTTTCCTATGCAGCTGTTTTGTTTCTTTTTCGGGTGGACGCATAGTATTCATCATTTTGTAGTGAATGAAACCTTTTATGTACGTCATATCGGCCGGAAAAGGTCACATGAAGTGCTGAAGAAATATGGAGTGCGTTTCAATGACCTGGGAACCTTCAAAAGAGCCAACCGTTTCCGGGAACAGGCACAATAA
- a CDS encoding phospholipase, whose translation MNLDYLVREPENITPNTPILFMLHGYGSNEQDLFSFRETLPADWIIISFRAPRNTQFEGYSWYDINFNDPESFIDLPQAKESLSAVLENILKIINHYGLTESRAHLCGFSQGGILCYALALQYPDLFNYVACMSAYPEEKILDHIVKDKKKLEKLRFFISHGTDDAVIPLEWGRKAADLLYDLSCYFTFREYMSGHGVNQKNYMDLMEFFSK comes from the coding sequence ATGAATTTAGACTATCTAGTAAGAGAACCCGAAAATATTACCCCGAACACTCCTATTCTTTTTATGCTTCATGGCTATGGAAGTAATGAGCAGGACCTTTTCAGTTTCAGAGAAACGCTTCCTGCAGACTGGATTATCATCAGCTTCAGGGCACCAAGAAATACTCAGTTTGAAGGATATTCATGGTATGATATCAATTTTAATGATCCTGAAAGCTTTATTGATTTACCGCAGGCAAAGGAATCTCTGAGTGCAGTATTGGAAAACATCTTAAAAATCATCAATCATTATGGCCTTACCGAAAGCAGAGCTCATTTATGCGGTTTCAGCCAGGGTGGAATATTATGTTATGCTTTAGCTTTACAATATCCTGACCTGTTTAATTATGTGGCTTGTATGAGTGCCTATCCGGAAGAAAAGATTCTTGATCATATTGTGAAGGATAAAAAGAAACTGGAAAAGCTTCGCTTTTTTATCTCCCATGGTACGGATGATGCTGTAATCCCATTGGAATGGGGGCGAAAAGCTGCTGATTTGTTATATGACCTGAGCTGTTATTTCACTTTCAGAGAATATATGAGTGGTCATGGGGTTAATCAGAAAAATTATATGGATTTAATGGAGTTTTTCTCCAAATAA
- a CDS encoding STAS/SEC14 domain-containing protein — protein MITIIPEAPENVAAFNATGEVTKEDFEKLVIPRVKEKVDQFGELNYLLYLDTDLDKFTMGAWLEDVLLGLTNLTKWNRTAIVTDKEGVQNFTDIFSVVMPGEFKSFPKENLYNALYWCKNGDEVEA, from the coding sequence ATGATAACAATTATTCCAGAAGCTCCGGAGAATGTTGCAGCATTCAATGCAACGGGAGAAGTGACGAAAGAAGATTTTGAAAAATTGGTAATTCCGCGTGTCAAAGAGAAAGTAGATCAATTTGGCGAACTGAATTACTTATTGTATTTGGATACCGATCTGGATAAGTTTACCATGGGGGCATGGCTTGAAGATGTTTTACTGGGATTAACGAATCTTACCAAATGGAATCGTACGGCAATTGTAACGGATAAAGAAGGCGTACAGAATTTCACAGACATTTTCAGCGTTGTAATGCCGGGAGAGTTTAAATCTTTCCCAAAAGAAAACTTATACAATGCGCTCTACTGGTGCAAAAATGGAGATGAAGTAGAGGCATAA
- a CDS encoding sensor histidine kinase — translation MKRLLCILYILLHPLLQGQGLFPLNEKKYIDSLRSSANNKVNNISQAHTYFLLSAYYKNTDTILSRNYLENGKKSGGNGPFVAALYYYYEGQYYQDVNKEKAAESFDKAIKSLSLLKSKKAALYTSMSWYNYGIVQKNKEGYPFLIKTMLEKSIPTAEKYGDTKVLGFLYTQLALMLTYNAEFEKAKSYNEKAVQILEKNAPHSTELFYAYLNTSSNYCYQAKCSSGKQFLNKAGEMVRPYRESSSNTLYYYNKALYFIGLQEHTEALEMIEKGLSYAKKYNQKLQMQMFYFHKYDIFKKLKRYKEAKNLLEEILAEKTLAQDLNNRKTIYSHLSGINEIMGNPGQALVWEKKYSKLNDSLNAENVKLEINKLETKFSALEKEKKIAFLNAEKNQKQMEVNKKDSYLWVLSLILLFFLSLLIFLFILYKKNKKLSEQKEINLQQKIEDIKQKEQLALTKAILDGEERERERIAKDLHDGLGGMLAGVKINLSTWSSNHLNPEHDKDFYKILNQLDNSVTELRHVARNLMPESLLKFGLETALGDLCEFYARKDLDIYFQPMDIEKKLPLSIQLNIYRIVQELLANAVKHAQASSILLQCSQSRESFLITIEDNGKGFNKDIEKTTKSLGLRNLNNRVNYLKGKMEVNSDPQGTTINIELNIDGE, via the coding sequence ATGAAACGGTTGCTGTGCATTTTATATATTCTGTTGCACCCTTTATTACAGGGACAAGGATTGTTTCCCCTGAATGAGAAAAAATATATAGACAGTCTGCGATCTTCCGCCAACAATAAGGTAAACAATATTTCCCAGGCCCATACGTACTTCCTGTTATCCGCCTATTATAAAAATACCGATACAATTCTCAGCAGAAATTATCTGGAAAACGGAAAGAAAAGTGGCGGAAACGGCCCATTTGTAGCTGCTCTTTACTATTATTATGAGGGGCAATATTATCAGGATGTCAACAAAGAAAAAGCAGCAGAATCCTTTGATAAAGCTATTAAATCTTTATCTCTTTTAAAAAGCAAAAAAGCCGCCCTGTATACTTCCATGAGTTGGTATAACTACGGTATCGTACAAAAAAATAAGGAAGGCTATCCTTTCCTGATCAAAACCATGCTTGAAAAAAGCATTCCTACTGCAGAAAAATACGGAGATACTAAAGTTCTCGGCTTTTTGTACACTCAACTTGCCCTGATGCTTACCTACAATGCCGAATTCGAAAAAGCAAAAAGTTATAATGAAAAAGCGGTTCAGATTCTTGAGAAAAATGCCCCTCACTCCACCGAGCTGTTCTATGCGTACCTCAATACCAGCAGCAATTATTGCTATCAGGCAAAATGCAGTTCGGGAAAACAGTTTCTGAATAAAGCTGGAGAAATGGTTCGTCCTTATCGCGAATCATCTTCAAATACTTTGTACTATTATAACAAAGCCCTGTACTTTATAGGTCTGCAGGAGCATACAGAAGCATTAGAAATGATAGAAAAAGGATTGTCATATGCTAAAAAATACAATCAGAAACTACAGATGCAGATGTTTTACTTCCATAAATATGACATTTTTAAAAAATTAAAGAGATATAAGGAAGCCAAAAATCTATTGGAAGAAATCCTGGCAGAAAAAACGCTCGCCCAGGATCTTAATAACAGAAAAACAATATACAGCCATCTGTCAGGGATCAATGAAATTATGGGAAATCCCGGCCAGGCCTTAGTGTGGGAAAAGAAATATTCAAAGTTAAATGACAGTTTGAATGCAGAAAACGTAAAACTTGAAATCAATAAACTGGAAACTAAATTTAGTGCTCTGGAAAAGGAGAAAAAAATAGCATTCCTGAATGCTGAAAAGAACCAAAAGCAAATGGAGGTCAACAAAAAAGACTCCTATTTATGGGTGCTAAGTCTCATTTTGTTATTCTTTTTAAGTCTTTTAATATTCCTGTTCATTTTGTATAAGAAGAACAAAAAGCTGTCTGAACAAAAAGAAATAAATCTTCAGCAAAAAATAGAAGACATTAAGCAAAAAGAACAATTAGCCCTTACCAAGGCAATTCTGGACGGGGAAGAAAGAGAACGGGAACGCATTGCAAAAGATCTGCATGACGGTCTTGGGGGAATGCTGGCAGGAGTTAAAATCAACCTTTCAACCTGGTCATCCAATCATTTAAATCCGGAGCATGATAAAGATTTTTATAAAATCCTGAATCAATTGGATAATTCTGTAACGGAGCTCAGGCATGTAGCAAGAAACCTGATGCCGGAATCGCTCCTGAAATTCGGATTGGAGACCGCATTGGGTGATCTCTGTGAGTTTTATGCACGTAAAGACCTCGATATTTACTTTCAGCCTATGGATATTGAAAAAAAGCTTCCTTTAAGTATCCAGCTTAATATTTACAGGATTGTACAGGAACTTCTGGCCAATGCGGTAAAACACGCTCAGGCCAGCAGTATTTTGCTGCAATGCTCTCAATCCCGTGAAAGTTTCCTCATCACCATTGAAGATAACGGAAAAGGATTTAATAAAGATATTGAAAAGACTACAAAAAGTCTGGGCCTTAGAAATCTTAATAACCGGGTGAATTATCTGAAAGGGAAAATGGAAGTCAACTCCGATCCTCAAGGAACAACCATTAATATAGAACTTAATATAGATGGAGAATGA
- a CDS encoding FAD-binding oxidoreductase yields MDLKSNEPFWLLKNGLIASYPSLKSDEECDVLIIGGGITGSLIAHQMIKDGYHTILIDRRELCNGSTSATTSMLQYEIDVPLFELIEKIGKKGAIESYKACSDAIDRVEKLAGLIKSDAGFKRKKSLYFASKKKDTEWLQREYQARKDAGFDVKWLKSEQVLKQFGFENTYGGILSKQGASIDAFRFAHELFRHNVKKGLRIFDKTEMVKVQYHKGFNLVSTDKGYQIKTKKIIYCIGYESKNLIKENFVDLKSTYAVVSEIDNDKFKNISNTLVWNTDDPYIYMRTTDDGRLLIGGGDEDFYDAEKRDSLLEKKEKEIIKSLKKIKPDYHFYPDFVWAGTFGETKDGLPYIGEHEKFKNSYFVLGFGGNGITFSATGMEMTSLFMKNKKHLLSKYFKFGR; encoded by the coding sequence ATGGATTTGAAATCGAATGAACCTTTCTGGCTTTTAAAAAATGGATTAATCGCCTCATACCCGTCTCTAAAATCCGATGAGGAATGCGATGTCCTCATTATTGGTGGCGGAATCACCGGAAGCCTGATTGCCCATCAAATGATTAAAGATGGATACCATACGATTTTAATTGACCGACGCGAACTTTGCAACGGAAGTACGTCTGCCACCACTTCAATGTTACAATACGAAATAGATGTTCCTCTTTTTGAACTGATTGAGAAAATCGGTAAAAAAGGAGCCATTGAAAGTTATAAAGCATGTTCTGATGCAATTGACCGGGTAGAGAAACTGGCAGGGCTCATTAAGTCTGATGCCGGATTTAAACGGAAGAAGTCATTGTATTTCGCTTCCAAAAAGAAAGATACAGAATGGCTTCAAAGAGAATATCAGGCAAGAAAGGACGCGGGATTTGATGTGAAATGGCTCAAGAGTGAACAGGTTTTAAAGCAATTCGGATTTGAAAATACCTACGGCGGAATCCTATCCAAACAAGGAGCGAGCATCGATGCTTTCCGATTTGCTCATGAATTGTTCAGACACAATGTAAAGAAAGGTTTGAGAATCTTTGATAAAACCGAGATGGTGAAAGTACAATATCACAAAGGTTTTAATCTCGTTTCAACGGATAAAGGATATCAGATTAAAACAAAAAAAATCATCTATTGTATCGGCTATGAAAGTAAAAATCTGATCAAAGAAAACTTTGTGGATTTGAAAAGCACCTATGCTGTAGTTTCTGAAATCGACAATGATAAATTTAAAAATATCAGCAATACATTGGTCTGGAATACTGATGATCCCTACATTTATATGCGAACCACAGATGATGGCAGGCTTCTTATCGGCGGAGGTGACGAAGATTTTTATGATGCTGAAAAACGGGATTCCCTACTAGAGAAAAAGGAAAAGGAAATTATAAAATCACTTAAAAAAATAAAACCTGACTATCATTTCTACCCTGATTTTGTCTGGGCCGGAACTTTCGGAGAGACAAAAGACGGGTTACCCTACATCGGTGAACATGAAAAATTTAAAAATTCATATTTCGTCCTTGGCTTTGGCGGAAACGGGATTACCTTTTCAGCAACAGGAATGGAAATGACTTCTCTGTTTATGAAAAATAAGAAACATCTGTTATCAAAGTATTTTAAATTCGGAAGATAG
- a CDS encoding outer membrane beta-barrel protein, translating to MEKRIFILGMVFIFSSMYAQRIQKGEAQVNVDIGVANDWGIPVSVGVDYAVHNDISVGIQASYTTKKYTGDIKGSWFGAGINGNYHFNTLLKIPNKWDVYAGATLAYNSFSYKYNGSDYDDFDGKSSGVGFAGQVGGRYFFTNNLAFHVELGGGTIASGGKAGLTYKF from the coding sequence ATGGAAAAAAGAATTTTTATACTGGGAATGGTATTCATTTTTAGTAGTATGTATGCACAGAGAATCCAGAAAGGGGAAGCACAGGTCAATGTGGATATTGGGGTGGCCAACGATTGGGGGATACCTGTTTCAGTAGGAGTAGATTATGCAGTGCACAATGATATTTCTGTAGGTATTCAGGCCAGTTATACTACTAAGAAATATACAGGTGATATTAAAGGCAGCTGGTTCGGAGCCGGGATCAATGGAAATTATCACTTTAATACATTACTTAAGATTCCCAACAAATGGGACGTATATGCAGGTGCAACACTGGCATATAACTCTTTTTCCTATAAATACAACGGATCAGACTACGATGATTTTGACGGAAAATCTTCAGGCGTAGGTTTTGCCGGACAGGTAGGCGGAAGATACTTTTTTACCAACAATCTTGCTTTTCATGTAGAGTTGGGAGGTGGAACAATAGCTTCCGGTGGCAAAGCAGGACTTACTTATAAATTTTAA
- a CDS encoding tyrosine--tRNA ligase: protein MNSFIEELKWRGLFADMMPGTDEQLNKEVTTAYIGFDPTADSLHIGSLIQIKILAHFQQHGHKPIALVGGATGMIGDPSGKSAERNLLDEETLLHYVDCLKNQLSKFLDFAGNGPNKAELVNNYDWMKNISFLDFAKNVGKNITVNYMMAKDSVKKRFSGESGADGMSFTEFTYQLIQGYDFLHLYQNNNVKLQMGGSDQWGNITTGTELIRRKAQGEAFALTVPLITKADGSKFGKSESGENYWLDKKKTSPYKFYQFWLNATDEDAERFIKFYTFLGKEEIEALIEEHKTAPHERKLQKKLAEEVTVWVHGREEYEKALKASEILFGRSTAEDLVSLDEETFLEVFDGVPQKEVAKADVLGISIVDLLSEKSGFLKSKSEAQREIKGNSISVNKQKINDTFTANETDLIDGKFLLLQKGKKSYFIIKVQ from the coding sequence ATGAATTCCTTTATAGAAGAACTGAAATGGCGTGGTCTATTTGCCGATATGATGCCCGGAACCGATGAACAACTGAACAAAGAGGTAACTACTGCATATATTGGTTTTGATCCAACGGCCGATTCTTTACATATCGGAAGTCTTATTCAGATAAAAATATTGGCGCACTTTCAGCAGCATGGCCACAAACCTATTGCATTGGTAGGAGGAGCTACAGGAATGATTGGTGATCCATCCGGAAAATCGGCGGAGAGAAACCTTCTGGATGAAGAAACACTTTTACATTATGTGGATTGTTTGAAAAACCAGCTTTCAAAATTTTTAGATTTTGCCGGAAATGGTCCTAATAAGGCTGAATTGGTAAACAATTATGACTGGATGAAAAATATCTCTTTCCTTGATTTTGCAAAAAATGTTGGAAAGAACATCACAGTTAACTACATGATGGCCAAAGATTCTGTAAAGAAAAGATTTTCAGGAGAATCCGGTGCGGATGGAATGAGTTTTACAGAGTTTACCTACCAGCTGATCCAGGGATATGATTTCCTTCATTTATATCAGAACAATAACGTAAAGCTTCAGATGGGAGGTTCTGACCAGTGGGGAAATATTACTACCGGTACAGAATTAATCCGAAGAAAAGCACAAGGAGAAGCTTTTGCACTGACGGTTCCTTTGATCACTAAGGCGGATGGCTCCAAGTTTGGAAAATCTGAAAGCGGAGAAAACTACTGGTTAGATAAAAAGAAAACCTCTCCATACAAATTCTACCAGTTCTGGCTGAATGCAACGGATGAGGATGCTGAAAGATTCATCAAATTCTATACTTTCTTAGGAAAAGAGGAAATTGAAGCTTTAATTGAAGAGCATAAAACAGCTCCGCATGAAAGAAAACTTCAGAAGAAGCTTGCAGAGGAAGTAACGGTTTGGGTACACGGAAGAGAAGAATACGAAAAGGCACTTAAAGCTTCTGAAATTCTTTTCGGGCGATCTACTGCTGAAGATCTTGTAAGCCTTGATGAAGAAACTTTCCTTGAAGTGTTTGACGGCGTTCCACAAAAAGAAGTGGCGAAAGCTGATGTATTGGGAATCAGTATTGTTGATCTTCTTTCTGAAAAATCAGGATTCTTAAAATCGAAGAGTGAGGCACAGAGAGAAATCAAAGGCAATTCAATTTCTGTGAACAAACAAAAGATAAACGACACATTTACAGCAAACGAAACAGATCTTATTGACGGTAAGTTCTTATTGCTTCAGAAAGGTAAAAAAAGTTACTTTATTATTAAAGTTCAATAA
- a CDS encoding MFS transporter → MKIDKRIIPLAIGGLGIGTTEFTVMGLLPDMAKTLQISIPQAGHLISAYAMGVVIGAPLLIGYSVKFPPKKVLMAFMVLFTLFNGLSAVAPDYTSMLIIRFMSGLPHGAFFGVGTVVASKMAGKGKEAFYISMMFTGLTVANLAMVPLVTYIGHIYHWRWYFAIVAVIGLFALLFLKLWLPNMEANQNTHFLEELKFLKNKQSWLVLGITAIGFGGLFTWLSYITPLMTGISGVQSDQMAYVMVLAGAGMVVGNLVGGLVSDKLGPEKTCALLIFLMMISLTGVFFLSEHQNIAFVLTFMCGALSMSIAAPINIMMMKAAPKSEMMAAAFMQAGFNIANALGAFLGGIPLEYGLPFNYPSLVGVGMTFIGLAISVRYMYVYGNHSGEEETVAECVSCDK, encoded by the coding sequence ATGAAGATTGATAAAAGAATTATACCGCTGGCAATTGGCGGTTTAGGGATAGGAACAACGGAATTTACCGTGATGGGATTGTTGCCGGATATGGCAAAAACGTTACAGATTTCGATTCCGCAGGCAGGACACTTAATTTCTGCTTATGCCATGGGAGTTGTTATAGGGGCTCCTCTTCTGATAGGATATTCTGTAAAATTTCCACCTAAAAAGGTTTTGATGGCTTTCATGGTGCTTTTCACTTTATTTAACGGACTTTCTGCCGTAGCACCAGATTATACGTCAATGCTGATCATAAGATTTATGTCGGGACTTCCTCATGGAGCATTTTTTGGAGTCGGAACTGTGGTGGCGTCGAAGATGGCAGGAAAAGGGAAGGAGGCATTCTATATTTCCATGATGTTTACAGGGCTTACAGTGGCCAATCTGGCCATGGTACCTTTGGTAACTTATATCGGACATATCTACCATTGGAGATGGTATTTTGCTATTGTAGCGGTAATCGGGCTTTTTGCTTTATTATTTCTAAAATTATGGTTACCTAATATGGAAGCCAATCAGAATACCCACTTCCTGGAAGAATTGAAATTCCTGAAAAATAAGCAATCATGGTTGGTGCTGGGAATTACAGCAATAGGATTTGGAGGGCTGTTTACCTGGTTAAGCTATATTACTCCTTTGATGACGGGTATCTCCGGTGTGCAAAGTGATCAGATGGCTTATGTGATGGTTCTTGCCGGTGCCGGAATGGTGGTCGGAAATCTCGTGGGAGGACTTGTTTCAGACAAGCTTGGCCCTGAAAAAACTTGTGCTCTGTTGATTTTCCTGATGATGATTTCATTGACCGGAGTGTTTTTCCTCTCTGAACATCAGAATATTGCTTTTGTACTGACCTTTATGTGTGGCGCGTTATCCATGTCTATTGCAGCACCGATCAATATTATGATGATGAAAGCAGCCCCGAAAAGTGAAATGATGGCCGCCGCTTTTATGCAGGCAGGTTTTAACATTGCCAATGCCCTGGGAGCTTTTCTTGGTGGAATTCCATTGGAATACGGATTACCCTTCAACTATCCTTCGCTGGTAGGAGTAGGAATGACATTTATCGGGTTGGCAATAAGTGTACGATATATGTATGTGTACGGTAATCATTCTGGCGAAGAAGAAACTGTAGCAGAATGTGTGTCTTGCGATAAATAA
- the lipA gene encoding lipoyl synthase, with translation MENSVQDTTVQKPKWIRVKLPTGKNYRELRTLVDKYKLNTICQSGSCPNMGECWGEGTATFMILGNICTRSCGFCGVKTGKPLDVNWDEPEKVARSIKLMKIKHAVLTSVDRDDLKDMGSILWGETVNAVRRISPGTTMETLIPDFQGITKHLDRLVEVAPEVISHNMETVKRLTREVRIQAKYERSLEVLRYLKEAGQRRTKTGVMLGLGETRDEVFQTIEDIRNANVDVITLGQYLQPTKKHLPVKKFITPEEFDEFGDFARSLGFRHVESSPLVRSSYHAEKHIH, from the coding sequence ATGGAAAATTCAGTTCAAGACACTACCGTTCAAAAACCAAAGTGGATCCGAGTAAAACTTCCTACCGGAAAAAACTACCGGGAGCTAAGAACTTTGGTTGATAAATATAAATTAAACACAATTTGCCAAAGCGGAAGCTGCCCAAACATGGGAGAATGTTGGGGAGAAGGTACAGCCACTTTCATGATTTTGGGAAATATCTGTACGAGAAGCTGCGGATTTTGTGGAGTGAAAACAGGAAAACCCCTGGATGTAAACTGGGACGAACCTGAAAAAGTAGCACGTTCGATCAAATTAATGAAGATCAAACACGCAGTGCTTACCTCTGTAGACCGTGATGACCTGAAAGATATGGGATCTATCCTGTGGGGAGAAACCGTCAATGCTGTGAGAAGAATTTCTCCGGGAACAACCATGGAAACACTGATTCCGGATTTCCAGGGAATTACAAAACACCTTGACCGACTGGTAGAAGTTGCCCCTGAAGTAATCTCTCACAACATGGAAACCGTAAAACGTCTGACAAGAGAAGTGAGAATCCAGGCTAAATACGAAAGAAGCCTTGAGGTTTTAAGATACTTAAAAGAAGCAGGACAAAGAAGAACCAAAACAGGTGTCATGCTTGGTTTGGGAGAAACAAGAGATGAGGTTTTCCAGACGATTGAGGATATCAGAAACGCCAATGTAGACGTTATTACCTTAGGACAATATCTTCAGCCGACTAAAAAACACCTTCCGGTGAAGAAATTTATCACGCCTGAAGAATTCGATGAGTTCGGAGATTTTGCAAGAAGTTTAGGATTCAGGCATGTTGAAAGTTCTCCTCTTGTAAGAAGTTCTTACCATGCAGAAAAACATATTCACTAA
- a CDS encoding sigma-70 family RNA polymerase sigma factor has protein sequence MNDEQLFLLIQKAKEKDQKAQTKLINIFWVDVFSFVMKKVRDENDADEITVNVFSKVLSKLDMFDPHFQFKTWVLTIAQNTVIDFWRKKNRDNEDAVENLDEVKNQYAKSPEELMISDEEQKKIIKTIESLDANYQDIIKLRFFEEKSIKEIAEELGISVANTKVRVMRAKKVLAELLKNNEFDDN, from the coding sequence ATGAACGACGAACAGCTATTCCTGCTCATCCAGAAGGCCAAGGAAAAAGACCAGAAGGCCCAGACTAAACTCATTAATATTTTTTGGGTGGATGTTTTCTCATTTGTGATGAAGAAGGTAAGGGATGAAAATGATGCAGACGAAATCACGGTCAATGTTTTTTCCAAAGTTCTATCAAAGCTTGACATGTTTGACCCGCATTTTCAGTTTAAAACATGGGTTCTGACCATTGCCCAGAATACAGTAATCGATTTCTGGAGGAAGAAAAACCGCGATAATGAAGATGCTGTTGAAAACCTTGATGAAGTCAAAAATCAATACGCAAAATCGCCCGAAGAGCTGATGATTTCTGATGAGGAGCAAAAGAAAATCATTAAAACCATAGAATCTCTCGATGCCAACTATCAGGACATTATCAAACTGAGATTTTTTGAAGAAAAAAGTATCAAAGAAATTGCCGAAGAATTGGGGATTTCTGTTGCAAACACAAAAGTACGCGTGATGCGCGCCAAAAAAGTCCTTGCCGAGTTGTTAAAGAACAATGAATTTGATGATAATTAA